Proteins from one Catenulispora sp. EB89 genomic window:
- a CDS encoding LacI family DNA-binding transcriptional regulator, translating into MNIGEIARRAGVSRSTVSYALSGKRSISPETRARIQAVIDELDYQPSATARALSSGQTHTLGLVFPPASSHYTDMQLDFIGSLVEAAAGFGYDVLLAASVGDDERGLRRLVAERRVDGAVLMEIRLDDARVDYLAEAGFPFVTIGRTGKPDHTRWVDMDYTALVRSCVQHLAHLGHRRVAFVNRSERLFRAGYESAHRSLTGFEDACQEQGVVGTAYLCGDDAASGEDTVGRVLAADPDTTALVTVNEAALGGLYRGLAAHGRKVPLDFSVTGIALSRWATAVTPQLTAADVSAAEMGRVAVELLLELLATPDAPPRHVLLAPPVSLRASTGPVPVSEH; encoded by the coding sequence GTGAACATCGGTGAGATCGCTCGTCGTGCGGGAGTCTCCCGCAGCACGGTGTCCTACGCGCTGTCCGGGAAGCGGTCGATCTCGCCCGAGACCCGGGCGCGGATCCAGGCGGTGATCGACGAGCTCGACTACCAGCCCAGCGCCACCGCGCGGGCGCTGTCCTCCGGCCAGACCCACACCCTGGGCCTGGTGTTCCCGCCGGCCAGCAGCCACTACACCGACATGCAGTTGGACTTCATCGGCTCGCTGGTCGAGGCGGCCGCCGGGTTCGGGTACGACGTGCTGCTGGCCGCGTCGGTCGGCGACGACGAGCGGGGGCTGCGGCGCCTGGTCGCCGAGCGGCGGGTGGACGGCGCGGTCCTGATGGAGATCCGGCTCGACGACGCGCGGGTCGACTACCTGGCCGAGGCCGGGTTCCCGTTCGTCACCATCGGCCGCACCGGCAAGCCCGACCACACCCGGTGGGTCGACATGGACTACACCGCGTTGGTCAGGTCGTGTGTGCAGCACCTGGCGCACCTCGGCCACCGGCGCGTCGCCTTCGTCAACCGCTCGGAGCGGCTGTTCCGGGCCGGATACGAGTCCGCGCACCGCAGCCTGACCGGGTTCGAGGACGCCTGCCAGGAGCAGGGCGTCGTCGGCACGGCCTACCTGTGCGGCGACGACGCGGCCTCCGGGGAGGACACCGTCGGCCGCGTCCTGGCCGCCGACCCGGACACCACCGCCCTGGTCACGGTGAACGAGGCGGCGCTCGGCGGTCTCTACCGGGGCCTGGCCGCACACGGCCGCAAGGTCCCGCTGGACTTCTCCGTCACCGGAATCGCCCTGAGCCGCTGGGCCACGGCGGTCACGCCGCAGCTGACCGCGGCCGACGTCTCGGCCGCGGAAATGGGCCGGGTCGCGGTGGAACTGCTCCTGGAACTGCTCGCCACCCCCGACGCGCCGCCCCGGCACGTCCTGCTCGCACCACCGGTCTCCCTGCGCGCGAGCACCGGGCCCGTCCCCGTGTCAGAGCACTGA
- a CDS encoding extracellular solute-binding protein, protein MKSQSMTRRLAAVGLALAVTGAAAACSASKSSTGAGGSGSGSGGAAAGGTFTVWDPYPQFDSGSAWSQLLTKCGTQAGVTVKRTGFDTTDLTTKVLLAAQQGSSPDVLIVDNPVVSTLADAGVITDTGTTHLDTSGVAPNLLAAGQLAGKTYGVPIGANTLALYYNKAVLTAAGVDIASVKDWSSLTAALAKVHAAGKKGITFSAIGTEEGSFQFLPWFWGAGANLKQLDSSQGVAALSLWTGWLKQGYAPNSVINNTQTTSWQEFATGQYAFSENGTWQLANAKKAGFDYGIIPIPAMNGGTAAAPTGGEFVTIPVQDKTDRYSTSQKLVACLTSADNAQVTDTTLSYVAATPAVQAKQVAADPDLQPWIAAVAAAKGRTSDDLGTKYPKISQPMWTAVQAALSGSASPQAALTTAQNAAAAATK, encoded by the coding sequence ATGAAATCACAGTCCATGACCCGGCGGCTCGCCGCGGTCGGATTGGCCTTGGCGGTCACCGGCGCGGCCGCGGCTTGCTCGGCGTCCAAGAGCTCCACCGGCGCCGGGGGTTCCGGCTCCGGGTCCGGCGGCGCGGCGGCCGGCGGGACCTTCACCGTCTGGGACCCCTACCCGCAGTTCGACAGCGGCTCGGCCTGGTCCCAGCTGCTGACCAAGTGCGGCACCCAGGCCGGGGTGACGGTCAAGCGCACGGGCTTCGACACCACCGACCTGACCACCAAGGTGCTGCTGGCCGCGCAGCAGGGCAGCTCCCCGGACGTGCTGATCGTCGACAACCCGGTGGTCTCCACGCTCGCCGACGCCGGCGTCATCACCGACACCGGCACCACGCACCTGGACACCTCCGGCGTCGCGCCGAACCTGCTGGCGGCCGGACAGCTGGCGGGCAAGACCTACGGCGTCCCGATCGGCGCCAACACCCTGGCGCTGTACTACAACAAGGCGGTGCTGACAGCGGCCGGCGTGGACATCGCCTCGGTGAAGGACTGGTCCTCGCTGACGGCGGCGCTGGCGAAGGTCCACGCGGCCGGCAAGAAGGGCATCACGTTCTCGGCGATCGGCACCGAGGAGGGCAGCTTCCAGTTCCTGCCGTGGTTCTGGGGCGCCGGGGCGAATCTGAAGCAGCTCGACTCCTCGCAGGGCGTGGCGGCGCTGTCGCTGTGGACCGGCTGGCTGAAGCAGGGCTACGCGCCGAACTCGGTCATCAACAACACTCAGACGACCAGCTGGCAGGAGTTCGCCACCGGCCAGTACGCGTTCAGCGAGAACGGCACCTGGCAGCTGGCCAACGCCAAGAAGGCGGGGTTCGACTACGGCATCATCCCGATCCCGGCGATGAACGGCGGAACCGCCGCGGCGCCGACGGGCGGGGAGTTCGTCACCATCCCGGTCCAGGACAAGACCGACCGCTACAGCACCTCGCAGAAGCTCGTGGCCTGTCTGACCAGCGCCGACAACGCGCAGGTCACGGACACCACGCTGTCCTACGTCGCCGCCACCCCGGCGGTGCAGGCCAAGCAGGTCGCGGCCGACCCCGACCTGCAGCCGTGGATCGCCGCGGTCGCCGCCGCCAAGGGCCGCACCAGCGACGACCTGGGGACGAAGTACCCGAAGATCTCGCAGCCGATGTGGACCGCGGTGCAGGCGGCGCTCAGCGGCTCGGCCTCCCCGCAGGCCGCGCTGACCACCGCACAGAACGCCGCCGCCGCGGCGACCAAGTGA
- a CDS encoding carbohydrate ABC transporter permease, which produces MNSTTPLNSAAQPGARAVRDTKGVPGARGAVLTAPRRGPASGPRLTSANWAGWAFLAPVAVYLVAFYAYPMYRNIELSLHHYTVRSFVHGGAPFTGLDNYRSVLSDPAFGPALIHTLVFTGVSILFQFWIGMGLAVFFTRHFRLSATLRALFLVPWLLPLIVSASTWSWMLNSDSGVVNQVLHSVGIAPIDWLTSPKWSLASVIIANVWIGIPFNLVMLYSGMQAISPELYEAAELDGASAWQRFWKVTFPLLRPVAAITLLLGLVYTLKVFDIIWIMTKGGPAGSSATFATWSYQLGFGNLLPEFGPGAAVGNLLVVMALAFGLVYIRAQRKQREA; this is translated from the coding sequence ATGAACTCCACGACGCCACTGAATTCCGCGGCACAGCCTGGCGCGCGGGCCGTGCGGGATACCAAGGGCGTGCCGGGCGCGCGCGGGGCGGTTCTCACCGCCCCGCGCCGCGGCCCCGCCTCCGGTCCCCGCCTGACCTCCGCGAACTGGGCGGGCTGGGCGTTCCTCGCCCCGGTCGCGGTCTACCTGGTGGCCTTCTACGCCTACCCGATGTACCGCAACATCGAGCTCAGCCTGCACCACTACACGGTGCGCTCGTTCGTCCACGGCGGCGCCCCGTTCACCGGCCTGGACAACTATCGCAGTGTCCTGAGCGACCCCGCCTTCGGTCCGGCGCTGATCCACACGCTGGTGTTCACCGGGGTGTCGATCCTGTTCCAGTTCTGGATCGGCATGGGGCTGGCGGTGTTCTTCACCCGGCACTTCCGGCTGTCGGCGACGCTGCGCGCGCTGTTCCTGGTGCCGTGGCTGCTGCCGCTGATCGTGTCGGCCTCGACCTGGTCGTGGATGCTCAACAGCGACTCCGGCGTTGTCAACCAGGTGCTGCACAGCGTCGGGATCGCCCCGATCGACTGGCTGACGTCCCCGAAGTGGTCGCTGGCCTCGGTGATCATCGCGAACGTCTGGATCGGCATCCCGTTCAACCTGGTCATGCTCTACAGCGGTATGCAGGCGATCTCCCCGGAGCTGTACGAAGCCGCCGAGCTGGACGGCGCGAGCGCCTGGCAGCGGTTCTGGAAGGTGACGTTCCCGCTGCTGCGCCCGGTCGCGGCGATCACGCTGCTGCTCGGGCTGGTCTACACCCTGAAGGTCTTCGACATCATCTGGATCATGACGAAGGGCGGCCCGGCCGGCTCCTCGGCGACCTTCGCGACGTGGTCCTACCAGCTGGGGTTCGGCAACCTGCTGCCGGAGTTCGGGCCCGGCGCGGCGGTCGGCAACCTGCTGGTCGTGATGGCGCTGGCCTTCGGCCTGGTCTACATCCGGGCCCAGCGCAAGCAGCGGGAGGCGTGA
- a CDS encoding carbohydrate ABC transporter permease, whose translation MRTLRRPRTTWWKTGVGLVLTALMLFPVYWMVNESLTRDQDMRKTPPNWFPVHGTLDGYRAVLHQQLPYLGTSLFIGLGTVVLTVAVAAPAGYSLAKLRPRGGGVLSFALLIAQMIPGIIMAMGFYAIYLNLGLLGSVPGLIVADSTIAVPFGTLVFAAFMSGIPGELLQAAKTDGAGQLRTFWSIVMPVSRNAVVTVSLFAFLWAWSDFMFANTLDSEGGAQPITLGIYHYIGNNNQQWNAIMATAVVASVPATVLLVVAQRYVAAGVTAGAVKD comes from the coding sequence ATGCGCACTCTTCGACGTCCCCGTACGACCTGGTGGAAGACCGGCGTCGGCCTGGTGCTGACCGCGCTGATGCTGTTCCCCGTCTACTGGATGGTCAACGAGTCCCTGACCCGCGACCAGGACATGCGCAAGACCCCGCCGAACTGGTTCCCGGTCCACGGCACCCTCGACGGATACCGCGCGGTGCTGCACCAGCAGCTGCCGTATCTGGGCACGAGTCTGTTCATCGGCCTGGGGACGGTGGTCCTGACCGTGGCGGTCGCGGCGCCGGCCGGCTACTCGCTGGCCAAGCTCCGGCCGCGCGGCGGCGGCGTGCTCAGCTTCGCGCTGCTGATCGCGCAGATGATCCCCGGCATCATCATGGCGATGGGCTTCTACGCCATCTACCTGAACCTGGGCCTGCTCGGCAGCGTGCCGGGGCTGATCGTGGCCGACTCCACGATCGCGGTCCCGTTCGGCACGCTGGTGTTCGCGGCCTTCATGTCGGGCATCCCGGGGGAGTTGCTGCAAGCGGCCAAGACCGACGGCGCCGGGCAGCTGCGCACGTTCTGGTCGATCGTCATGCCGGTCAGCCGCAACGCCGTCGTGACCGTGTCGCTGTTCGCCTTCCTGTGGGCGTGGTCGGACTTCATGTTCGCCAACACCCTCGACAGCGAAGGCGGCGCGCAGCCGATCACCCTGGGCATCTACCACTACATCGGCAACAACAACCAGCAGTGGAACGCCATCATGGCCACCGCGGTCGTGGCGTCGGTCCCGGCCACCGTCCTGCTCGTCGTCGCCCAGCGGTATGTCGCCGCCGGCGTGACCGCGGGAGCGGTCAAGGACTAG
- a CDS encoding amylo-alpha-1,6-glucosidase — translation MTIAGALPMFDVRDIPFSHHGSWFGISPVIAEATYAEDLHLVSHQNGLHAVLCFTPTDPSGSRVEAAVAATPARLDWAWQGSVIELGYETDDTVRVRGDGTGLGLRLSAADPKLTPFSGPYFYRDPVDGSYIYTLYQTGRRYRITVLSGEPVEVFGEQALGTADRGLLLPADRAWEIAVEEFDSARPRYRRGVAFDGVVKAAATRFAEFVDAIAPWRSAETPAAELAAYVLWSATVRPAGFLSRPGVLMSKHWMDKVWSWDHCFNAIALAAGAPELAWSQFQIPFDHQDESGALPDSVTHSEVLYNYVKPPIHGWALGHLRASLPRELSRAEVVDVYGKLSAWTRFWLSARRVPGQALPHYQHGNDSGWDNATTFDADRVVQTSDLAAFLILQLDRLAALASELDLAEDAEAWNRHREEVSTAMLKELWRDGRFVARGAATGRATASTSLLDLMAIVLGDALPGGVRDTLARDIEAHLTQYGPATEQLSSEHYEADGYWRGPIWAPSTVLIEDGLRRAGFAELADEVSSRFRALCEKSGFAENFDALSGTGLRDRAYTWTASAYLILAAASESRKQG, via the coding sequence ATGACCATCGCCGGTGCCCTTCCGATGTTCGACGTCCGCGACATCCCCTTCAGCCACCACGGGTCCTGGTTCGGCATCTCGCCGGTGATCGCCGAGGCGACCTACGCCGAGGACCTGCACCTCGTCTCGCACCAGAACGGACTGCACGCGGTTCTGTGCTTCACGCCGACCGATCCGTCCGGCTCCCGCGTCGAGGCGGCCGTCGCCGCCACACCGGCCCGGCTCGACTGGGCGTGGCAGGGCTCTGTGATCGAGCTCGGCTACGAGACCGACGACACGGTGCGGGTACGCGGCGACGGCACGGGCCTGGGCCTGCGCCTGAGCGCCGCCGATCCGAAGCTCACGCCGTTCAGCGGGCCCTACTTCTATCGCGATCCGGTCGACGGGTCCTACATCTATACGCTCTACCAGACCGGACGCCGTTATCGGATCACCGTGCTGTCGGGGGAGCCTGTCGAAGTCTTCGGCGAGCAGGCTCTGGGGACTGCCGATCGAGGTCTGCTTCTCCCCGCCGACCGGGCCTGGGAGATCGCCGTCGAGGAGTTCGACAGCGCCCGGCCGCGCTACCGCCGGGGTGTGGCTTTCGACGGCGTCGTGAAGGCTGCCGCGACACGGTTCGCAGAGTTCGTGGACGCGATCGCGCCGTGGCGCAGCGCCGAGACCCCGGCCGCGGAATTGGCCGCGTACGTCCTGTGGTCGGCGACGGTCCGGCCGGCCGGATTCCTGTCCCGGCCCGGCGTCCTGATGTCCAAGCACTGGATGGACAAGGTCTGGAGCTGGGACCACTGCTTCAACGCGATAGCCCTGGCCGCCGGCGCGCCGGAGCTGGCATGGAGCCAGTTCCAGATCCCGTTCGACCACCAGGACGAGAGCGGTGCGCTGCCGGACTCGGTGACCCACTCCGAAGTCCTCTACAACTACGTCAAGCCGCCGATCCACGGCTGGGCCCTGGGGCATCTGCGCGCGAGCCTTCCCCGCGAACTGAGCCGGGCCGAGGTCGTGGACGTCTATGGCAAGCTCTCGGCGTGGACGCGCTTCTGGCTGTCCGCACGCCGCGTCCCCGGCCAGGCGCTGCCGCACTACCAACACGGCAACGACAGCGGCTGGGACAACGCGACCACGTTCGACGCCGACCGCGTCGTCCAGACCTCGGATCTGGCGGCCTTCCTGATCCTGCAGCTCGACCGGCTCGCCGCACTCGCCTCGGAGCTGGACCTCGCCGAGGACGCCGAGGCCTGGAATCGCCATCGCGAAGAAGTGAGCACCGCGATGCTGAAGGAGCTGTGGCGCGACGGCCGGTTCGTCGCGCGCGGCGCCGCGACCGGACGGGCCACCGCCAGCACCAGCCTGCTGGACCTGATGGCGATCGTCCTCGGCGACGCCCTGCCCGGGGGCGTCCGGGACACGCTGGCCCGCGACATCGAAGCGCACCTCACGCAGTACGGCCCCGCCACCGAACAACTCTCGTCGGAGCACTACGAGGCCGACGGCTACTGGCGCGGCCCGATCTGGGCCCCGTCGACCGTGCTGATCGAGGACGGTCTGCGCCGCGCCGGCTTCGCCGAGCTCGCCGACGAGGTGAGCAGCCGCTTCCGCGCGCTGTGCGAGAAGTCCGGCTTCGCAGAGAACTTCGACGCCCTGTCCGGCACCGGCCTGCGCGACCGCGCCTATACCTGGACGGCCAGCGCCTATCTGATCCTTGCTGCCGCCTCCGAGTCGCGGAAGCAGGGTTAG